The following are encoded together in the Kribbella sp. CA-293567 genome:
- a CDS encoding ArsA-related P-loop ATPase, whose translation MARLHVVTGKGGTGKTTVAAAMALALADEGKRVLLVEVEGRQGLAQLFDVPPLPYVERKIAVGPAGGQVFALAVDAEAALLEYLDMYYHLGRAGKALDKVGAVDFVTTIAPGLRDVLLTGKVYEATRRKAHGRLAYDAVVLDAPPTGRVGRFLNVNHEVAGLAKVGPIRNQADAIMAMLRSDVTRIHLVTLLEEMPVQETLDAVEQLEALDLKVGSIVVNMVRHSPLDDDALALAVKEKLPAAELTRGLKAAGITTSKELTAALAQEAHDHAVRVGLERENRDRIDALGKKVTELALLPDGIDHGALFDLAEELRS comes from the coding sequence ATGGCGAGGCTGCATGTGGTCACAGGCAAGGGCGGGACCGGCAAGACGACGGTTGCCGCCGCTATGGCCCTTGCGCTGGCCGACGAGGGCAAGCGGGTGCTGCTGGTCGAGGTGGAGGGCCGCCAGGGGCTGGCCCAGCTCTTCGACGTACCGCCGCTGCCGTACGTCGAACGCAAGATCGCCGTCGGCCCGGCCGGCGGCCAGGTGTTCGCGCTGGCCGTGGACGCCGAGGCGGCGCTGCTGGAGTACCTCGACATGTACTACCACCTGGGTCGCGCCGGGAAGGCGCTCGACAAGGTAGGCGCCGTCGACTTCGTCACCACGATCGCACCGGGCCTGCGGGACGTGCTGCTCACCGGCAAGGTCTACGAGGCCACCCGCCGCAAGGCACACGGCCGGCTCGCGTACGACGCCGTCGTCCTGGACGCGCCGCCGACCGGCCGGGTCGGCCGGTTCCTCAACGTCAACCACGAGGTCGCCGGGCTGGCCAAGGTCGGGCCGATCCGCAACCAGGCCGACGCGATCATGGCGATGCTGCGCTCCGACGTCACCCGGATCCACCTGGTCACGCTGCTGGAGGAGATGCCCGTCCAGGAGACGCTGGACGCGGTCGAGCAGCTCGAGGCACTCGACCTCAAGGTCGGGTCGATCGTGGTCAACATGGTCCGGCACAGCCCGCTCGACGACGACGCGCTGGCCCTTGCCGTGAAGGAGAAGCTGCCCGCCGCCGAGCTCACTCGCGGCCTGAAGGCCGCCGGCATCACCACCTCCAAGGAGCTGACCGCGGCGCTGGCCCAGGAGGCACACGACCACGCCGTCCGGGTCGGGCTGGAGCGGGAGAACCGTGACCGGATCGATGCCCTGGGCAAGAAAGTGACCGAGCTGGCGCTGCTGCCGGACGGGATCGACCACGGCGCCCTGTTCGACCTGGCCGAGGAGCTGCGTTCATGA
- a CDS encoding ArsA family ATPase: protein MTALDLDALIDDPGTRIIVTCGAGGVGKTTTAAALGLRAAERGRKVVVLTIDPARRLAQALGLTELDNTPRAVAEVDATNGGRLDAMMLDMKRTFDEVVLAHATPEKAEQILANPFYVALSSSFAGTQEYMAMEKLGQLYKQSERTGEWDLIIVDTPPSRSALDFLDAPERLASLLEGRFLRLLLAPARGPFKLMSAGVNLAMSVMNKVLGAQVLTDVQTFAAAFDTLFGGFRDRAAKTVAMLREPHTAFLVVAAPQNDALREASYFTERLRQENMPLAGVVLNRVTTTHVPELSAGQSLAAAERLEADGKSPLTAAVLRLHADRMQQVVSDRKRAERFRRGHRSIATVDVPALPDDVHDLTGLRTIGDLLTA from the coding sequence ATGACGGCTTTGGATCTCGACGCCCTGATCGACGACCCCGGCACGCGGATCATCGTGACCTGCGGCGCGGGCGGGGTCGGCAAGACCACCACCGCCGCGGCACTGGGCCTGCGCGCCGCCGAGCGCGGCCGGAAGGTCGTCGTCCTGACGATCGATCCGGCCCGGCGGCTGGCCCAGGCGCTCGGGCTGACGGAGCTGGACAACACTCCCCGAGCGGTCGCCGAGGTGGACGCCACCAACGGCGGCCGGCTGGACGCGATGATGCTGGACATGAAGCGCACCTTCGACGAGGTGGTGCTGGCGCACGCGACGCCCGAGAAGGCCGAGCAGATCCTCGCGAATCCCTTCTACGTGGCGCTTTCGTCGTCGTTCGCGGGGACCCAGGAGTACATGGCGATGGAGAAGCTCGGACAGCTCTACAAACAGTCCGAGCGGACCGGCGAGTGGGACCTGATCATCGTCGACACGCCCCCGTCGCGGTCGGCGCTGGACTTCCTGGACGCGCCGGAGCGGCTCGCCTCGCTGCTGGAGGGGCGGTTCCTGCGGTTGCTGCTGGCCCCTGCCCGGGGGCCGTTCAAACTGATGTCGGCCGGGGTGAACCTGGCGATGTCGGTGATGAACAAGGTGCTCGGCGCGCAGGTGCTGACCGACGTACAGACCTTTGCCGCGGCCTTCGACACGCTCTTCGGTGGGTTCCGGGACCGCGCGGCCAAGACCGTGGCGATGCTGCGCGAGCCGCACACGGCGTTCCTGGTGGTGGCGGCTCCGCAGAACGACGCGTTGCGGGAGGCGTCGTACTTCACTGAGCGGCTGCGTCAGGAGAACATGCCGCTGGCCGGGGTCGTCCTCAACCGGGTCACCACCACGCACGTGCCCGAACTGTCCGCCGGGCAGTCGCTGGCCGCCGCCGAGCGGCTGGAGGCTGACGGCAAGTCACCGCTGACAGCCGCCGTACTGCGCTTGCACGCCGACCGCATGCAGCAGGTGGTCAGCGACCGCAAGCGCGCCGAGCGGTTCCGTCGCGGCCACCGCTCGATCGCCACCGTCGACGTACCGGCTCTGCCCGACGACGTCCACGACCTCACCGGCCTGCGGACGATCGGTGACCTGCTGACCGCCTGA
- the lon gene encoding endopeptidase La: protein MVVPVRLADTEARAAIDAAQASGQDQVLLVPRLDGKYAKAGTLGEIEQIGRLPGGAQAAVIRGVARVRIGAGTTGPGAALWVGATVLDEITDSRSGDLARDYKALVTTVLERREAWQVINSVKQVTSPAELSDLAGYASYLTDEQKSWLLETPEVSERLTKLIGWVKDHLAELEVSETIQKDVQEGMEKQQREFLLRQQLAAVRKELAELDGKAESEEEDYRARVEAADLPEHVRKAALAEVDKLERTAEQSPEVGWIRTWLDTVLEMPWNERTEDGYDLREARAILDADHAGLDDVKERITEYLAVRRRRADRGLGVVGGRRSGAVLALVGPPGVGKTSLGESVARAMGRKFVRVALGGVRDEAEIRGHRRTYVGALPGRIVRAITEAGSMNPVVLLDEIDKVGADYRGDPTAALLEVLDPAQNHTFRDHYLEVELDLSDAVFLATANVLDSIPAPLLDRMELVQLDGYTEDEKVTIARDHLLPRQLDRAGLSVEEVAIDDSALRLLAGEYTREAGVRQLERSIARVLRKVTAKLALGEELGSLAIGAADLKGYLGSPKFTPDSAERTALPGVATGLAVTGAGGDVLFIEASLADKETGPTGVTLTGQLGDVMKESAQIALSYLRSHGAELGLPVGDLAERNTHIHVPAGAVPKDGPSAGVTMTTALASLLSGRPVRSEVAMTGEVSLTGRVLPIGGVKQKLLAAHRAGLTTILIPKRNEPDLEDVPESVLAELTVHPVSDVREVLELALEPAQLDARQFAA from the coding sequence ATGGTCGTGCCGGTCCGGTTGGCCGACACCGAGGCACGCGCCGCCATCGACGCCGCCCAGGCCTCCGGTCAGGACCAGGTACTGCTGGTACCGCGGCTGGACGGAAAATATGCCAAGGCCGGAACGCTCGGCGAGATCGAGCAGATCGGCAGGTTGCCCGGCGGTGCGCAGGCAGCCGTCATCCGGGGTGTCGCCCGGGTCCGGATCGGCGCGGGGACCACTGGTCCCGGTGCGGCCCTCTGGGTCGGCGCGACCGTGCTGGACGAGATCACCGACAGCAGGTCGGGCGACCTGGCCCGCGACTACAAGGCCCTGGTGACGACCGTGCTGGAGCGCCGCGAGGCGTGGCAGGTCATCAACTCGGTCAAGCAGGTGACCAGCCCGGCGGAGCTGTCCGACCTGGCCGGCTACGCGTCGTACCTGACCGACGAGCAGAAGAGCTGGCTGCTGGAGACCCCTGAGGTCTCCGAGCGGCTGACGAAGCTGATCGGCTGGGTCAAGGACCACCTGGCCGAGCTCGAGGTCTCCGAGACGATCCAGAAGGACGTCCAGGAGGGGATGGAGAAGCAGCAGCGGGAGTTCCTGCTGCGCCAGCAGCTGGCCGCGGTCCGCAAGGAACTGGCCGAGCTGGACGGGAAGGCCGAGTCCGAGGAAGAGGACTACCGCGCCCGCGTCGAGGCCGCCGACCTGCCCGAGCACGTCCGCAAGGCCGCGCTCGCCGAGGTCGACAAGCTGGAACGCACCGCGGAGCAGTCTCCCGAGGTCGGCTGGATCCGGACCTGGCTGGACACCGTCCTGGAGATGCCGTGGAACGAGCGGACCGAGGACGGCTACGACCTCCGTGAGGCCAGGGCGATCCTGGACGCGGACCACGCGGGCCTGGACGACGTCAAGGAGCGCATCACCGAGTACCTGGCCGTACGCCGCCGCAGGGCGGACCGTGGGCTGGGAGTGGTCGGTGGACGGCGCAGTGGCGCCGTACTGGCGCTGGTCGGTCCTCCTGGTGTGGGTAAGACCTCGCTGGGTGAGTCCGTGGCTCGGGCGATGGGGCGGAAGTTCGTCCGGGTCGCACTGGGCGGCGTACGGGACGAGGCCGAGATCCGCGGTCACCGCCGGACGTACGTCGGGGCGCTACCCGGACGGATCGTCAGGGCGATCACCGAGGCCGGCTCGATGAACCCGGTGGTGCTGCTGGACGAGATCGACAAGGTGGGTGCGGACTACCGGGGCGACCCGACGGCCGCGCTGCTGGAGGTCCTCGACCCGGCACAGAACCACACCTTCCGGGACCACTACCTGGAGGTCGAGCTGGACCTGTCGGACGCGGTCTTCCTGGCCACGGCCAACGTGCTCGACTCGATTCCGGCACCGCTGCTCGACCGGATGGAGCTCGTCCAGCTGGACGGCTACACCGAGGACGAGAAGGTCACCATCGCCCGCGACCACCTGCTCCCGCGTCAGCTGGACCGGGCCGGTCTGTCGGTCGAGGAGGTCGCCATCGACGACTCGGCACTGCGGCTGCTGGCCGGTGAGTACACGCGTGAGGCCGGCGTACGGCAGCTCGAGCGGTCCATCGCCCGGGTACTGCGGAAGGTGACGGCCAAGCTCGCCCTGGGCGAGGAGCTGGGGTCACTGGCCATCGGCGCTGCCGACCTGAAGGGCTACCTGGGGTCACCGAAGTTCACGCCGGACTCGGCGGAGCGTACGGCGCTGCCGGGTGTGGCGACCGGACTGGCCGTCACCGGCGCCGGCGGCGACGTCCTCTTCATCGAGGCGTCGCTGGCGGACAAGGAGACCGGCCCGACCGGAGTCACGCTGACCGGACAGCTCGGTGACGTGATGAAGGAGTCGGCACAGATCGCACTGTCCTACCTGCGGTCGCACGGCGCGGAACTGGGACTGCCGGTCGGTGATCTAGCCGAGCGGAACACCCACATCCACGTACCGGCGGGCGCGGTACCGAAGGACGGTCCTTCGGCCGGTGTCACGATGACGACGGCGCTCGCGTCGCTGCTGTCGGGACGGCCGGTGCGGTCGGAGGTCGCGATGACCGGTGAGGTGTCGCTGACCGGCCGGGTGCTCCCGATCGGTGGGGTGAAGCAGAAGCTGCTCGCCGCCCACCGGGCCGGGCTGACCACGATCCTGATCCCGAAGCGCAACGAGCCGGATCTGGAGGACGTGCCGGAGTCGGTGCTGGCGGAGCTGACGGTCCACCCCGTGAGCGACGTCCGCGAAGTACTGGAACTGGCCCTGGAACCAGCTCAGCTGGACGCCCGGCAGTTCGCTGCCTGA
- a CDS encoding penicillin-binding protein — protein sequence MRVRDKDDRGVVQSVVLFLGVSVLSGALAAGLAIPFAGLAGFSTEKTAETLQDLPQELTTVPPSRLTKIYTSDRKLVATLYEQNRVPLTSLSQVNPIMQKAIVAIEDDRYFEHGALDAKGTLRALVRNQSNGEVQQGGSSITQQYVKLSLVEKANAIGDAEAIADATADTYERKIAELRYAIAVEKQFSKQEILLKYLNLANFGDGSYGVEAAARHYFNTTAAKLTLPQAAMLAGLVKNPTGYDPTNSPSRAKERRDTVLFRMRELNVISAKQYNDAKKTRVLNGPVKKVLNGCANSPYPFYCEYVVSKLMDNPAFGKTDKAREHYIKTAGITVITSLDSKMQAAAQKSIDQHSKPNDDAVAAITMVEPGTGLVKAMVQSRPYGSGKNQTAYNLNVEKSYKGGYGGFQNGSTMKALTVAAAIQKGFPLTYRIPSPSPLPLSKVKFQTCSGTTYAPEYNPKNSTKASAEPTMVEAAQKSTNTYFLQLSQRTGLCPIAKLATSMGMYNAQSGEPLEQVVSMTLGVDYVTPLMMANAYATFAARGNYCTPQIITSVQNYKGSQIVTPGPSCKQVLAPEVADGVSEVLHQVMEPGGTGSKLKFGKSDLAGKTGTIQDNEAVWYAGYSNKLATASVVADADLPYRNLINQTLDGRPMRDASGSGTAGPLWKTAMQGALAGLPTTKFTAPTDKTRRGDVKDLPFVNGMSPEEAANKLRGLGFEAEIVPGQVNSVETAGTVAYTTPRQADGAPEGSKVMIFVSNGSMGQTQPPPTSPGIPNPPNPPVPPNTGKPGGPITPGCPPWHPKYPNCGGR from the coding sequence ATGCGCGTAAGGGATAAGGACGATCGAGGCGTCGTCCAGTCAGTGGTTCTGTTCCTGGGGGTGAGCGTCCTTTCGGGCGCTCTGGCAGCGGGGCTGGCGATCCCGTTCGCCGGACTGGCGGGCTTCAGCACGGAGAAGACAGCCGAGACCCTGCAGGACCTGCCGCAGGAGCTGACGACTGTTCCACCCTCGCGGCTGACCAAGATCTACACTTCCGACCGCAAGCTGGTCGCGACGCTCTACGAGCAGAACCGGGTGCCGCTGACCTCGCTGTCGCAGGTCAATCCGATCATGCAGAAGGCGATCGTCGCGATCGAGGACGACCGGTACTTCGAGCACGGTGCGCTGGACGCGAAGGGCACCCTGCGCGCGCTCGTTCGCAACCAGAGCAACGGTGAGGTCCAGCAGGGCGGCTCCAGCATCACCCAGCAGTACGTGAAGCTGAGCCTGGTCGAGAAGGCCAACGCGATCGGTGACGCCGAGGCGATCGCGGACGCCACCGCCGACACCTACGAACGCAAGATCGCCGAACTGCGCTACGCGATCGCGGTCGAGAAGCAGTTCTCCAAGCAGGAGATCCTGCTCAAGTACCTGAACCTCGCGAACTTCGGCGACGGCTCGTACGGCGTGGAGGCCGCCGCCCGGCACTACTTCAACACCACGGCGGCGAAGCTGACCCTGCCGCAGGCCGCGATGCTGGCCGGCCTGGTGAAGAACCCGACCGGCTACGACCCGACCAACTCCCCGAGCCGCGCGAAGGAACGCCGCGACACCGTGCTGTTCCGGATGCGCGAGCTGAACGTCATCTCCGCCAAGCAGTACAACGACGCGAAGAAGACCCGGGTCCTGAACGGTCCGGTCAAGAAGGTCCTGAACGGCTGCGCCAACTCGCCGTACCCGTTCTACTGCGAATACGTCGTGTCGAAGCTGATGGACAACCCGGCCTTCGGCAAGACCGACAAGGCTCGGGAGCACTACATCAAGACGGCCGGCATCACGGTCATCACGTCGCTGGACAGCAAGATGCAGGCGGCCGCCCAGAAGTCGATCGACCAGCACAGCAAGCCCAACGACGACGCGGTCGCGGCGATCACGATGGTCGAGCCCGGCACCGGCCTGGTGAAGGCGATGGTGCAGAGCCGGCCGTACGGGAGCGGCAAGAACCAGACGGCGTACAACCTGAACGTGGAGAAGTCCTACAAGGGCGGGTACGGCGGGTTCCAGAACGGTTCGACGATGAAGGCGCTCACCGTCGCCGCCGCGATCCAGAAGGGCTTCCCGCTCACCTACCGGATTCCCTCGCCGAGCCCGCTGCCGCTGAGCAAGGTCAAGTTCCAGACCTGCTCGGGGACCACGTACGCCCCCGAGTACAACCCCAAGAACTCGACCAAGGCGTCGGCCGAGCCGACGATGGTCGAAGCCGCTCAGAAGTCCACCAACACCTACTTCCTGCAGCTCTCGCAGCGCACCGGCCTCTGCCCGATCGCCAAGCTCGCCACCAGTATGGGCATGTACAACGCGCAGTCCGGTGAGCCGCTGGAGCAGGTGGTCTCGATGACTCTCGGTGTCGACTACGTGACCCCGCTGATGATGGCCAACGCCTACGCGACGTTCGCCGCTCGCGGCAACTACTGCACGCCGCAGATCATCACGTCGGTGCAGAACTACAAGGGCAGCCAGATCGTTACTCCTGGTCCGAGCTGCAAGCAGGTGCTTGCTCCGGAGGTCGCCGACGGCGTCAGCGAGGTGCTGCATCAGGTGATGGAGCCGGGCGGTACGGGCTCGAAGCTGAAGTTCGGCAAGAGCGACCTGGCCGGCAAGACCGGAACGATCCAGGACAACGAGGCAGTCTGGTACGCCGGCTACTCCAACAAGCTCGCCACCGCATCGGTCGTCGCCGACGCGGACCTGCCGTACCGAAACCTGATCAATCAGACGCTCGACGGGAGGCCGATGCGGGATGCCTCCGGTTCGGGCACCGCCGGTCCGCTCTGGAAGACCGCCATGCAGGGCGCGCTCGCAGGCCTGCCGACGACCAAGTTCACCGCCCCGACGGACAAGACCCGCCGCGGCGACGTGAAGGACCTCCCCTTCGTGAACGGCATGAGCCCCGAAGAGGCGGCCAACAAGCTGCGTGGACTGGGCTTCGAGGCCGAGATCGTGCCTGGCCAGGTCAACTCGGTCGAGACCGCCGGCACGGTCGCCTACACCACCCCCCGGCAGGCCGACGGCGCGCCCGAAGGCTCGAAGGTGATGATCTTCGTCTCCAACGGCAGCATGGGCCAGACCCAGCCGCCGCCCACCTCTCCGGGCATCCCGAACCCTCCGAACCCCCCGGTCCCGCCGAACACCGGCAAACCCGGCGGCCCGATCACCCCAGGCTGTCCGCCCTGGCACCCGAAGTACCCGAACTGCGGCGGCCGCTAG
- a CDS encoding DUF7224 domain-containing protein: protein MAIIIGARAGTVLPGWYNSVTLASVTVMLVGPLCFGVTALRRQSSVSSGLASVARTTVRGEAGLCLVSALAVSVWGVAALTAANGMAAVRAIVDGLPDWRIVLLYLLGVSAIGTAAAAGAALARFATTPITVGLVSIASVIAILGVTYLAGGLRFVSPIDPSTAYFGWNQPNAALTAQRIGLTLAVGVSAVVVWVAGRSWRLVVAGASAVAALALAVTLPGDLYADAVIRSDTENRVCSTGSMPVCVWPEHVAALPAASEAAAKIAVVAKGSVPLPAEVGEPGTLQQRREGLGVLQLPGGLSASSMPVRTPTVDLYLALAAAVLPEAPPCAGDPVISARRSTLFDWLLLRVGASQVGVSKEAMQLVKLRPEQQEPAVRALAAAASRCP from the coding sequence GTGGCGATCATCATCGGTGCGCGCGCCGGGACGGTACTCCCCGGCTGGTACAACTCGGTGACGCTGGCCAGCGTCACGGTGATGCTGGTCGGCCCACTCTGCTTCGGCGTCACGGCCCTTCGCCGACAGAGTTCGGTCTCATCTGGCCTTGCGTCGGTAGCCAGGACGACTGTCCGCGGCGAGGCCGGTCTGTGCCTGGTATCCGCTCTCGCCGTCTCGGTTTGGGGCGTGGCGGCGTTGACGGCAGCCAACGGAATGGCGGCAGTCAGAGCAATCGTCGATGGACTGCCTGACTGGCGAATCGTTCTGCTCTATCTCCTTGGCGTTTCAGCGATAGGCACTGCGGCAGCCGCAGGCGCGGCGCTGGCTCGATTCGCCACTACGCCGATCACTGTCGGCCTGGTGAGCATCGCCAGTGTGATCGCGATCCTCGGCGTCACGTATCTGGCTGGTGGGCTGAGGTTCGTCAGCCCCATCGACCCCAGCACGGCGTACTTCGGCTGGAACCAGCCCAACGCGGCTCTCACTGCACAGCGCATCGGGTTGACTCTCGCGGTTGGCGTGAGCGCTGTAGTGGTCTGGGTAGCCGGACGCAGTTGGCGCCTTGTGGTCGCCGGCGCTTCGGCCGTTGCAGCTCTGGCTTTGGCAGTCACCCTGCCCGGCGATCTCTACGCGGACGCTGTGATCCGTTCCGACACCGAGAACCGAGTGTGCTCGACCGGATCGATGCCTGTCTGTGTTTGGCCGGAGCATGTGGCAGCCCTTCCGGCGGCTTCCGAGGCGGCTGCAAAGATCGCGGTGGTAGCCAAGGGCTCCGTACCGTTGCCGGCGGAGGTGGGCGAGCCAGGCACTCTGCAGCAGCGACGTGAGGGACTGGGGGTCCTCCAATTGCCCGGCGGGCTCTCTGCATCCTCGATGCCGGTCCGGACGCCTACCGTCGACCTCTACCTTGCGCTTGCGGCCGCAGTACTGCCGGAAGCGCCGCCGTGCGCGGGCGATCCGGTTATTTCGGCACGTCGATCGACGTTGTTCGACTGGCTGCTGCTCCGGGTCGGCGCAAGCCAGGTAGGCGTCTCAAAAGAGGCGATGCAACTGGTGAAACTTCGACCAGAACAACAAGAACCCGCTGTACGTGCTCTGGCGGCGGCAGCGAGCCGCTGCCCATGA
- a CDS encoding ABC transporter ATP-binding protein, with the protein MTTEFRVNNLVAGYGRAEILHDLTFAVSGAVIGLLGPNGAGKTTLLSVVTGARAATRGSITVGGSAVESARLGYLPQNLRPPGGYECRDFLRYVAWLRKVPSSVVDEQIGSALAAVGLENRAGKKIRTLSGGQQQRLGVAQALVNRPSLLVLDEPTVGLDPEQRRQFLDLIARLGTEHTVLMATHITDDVASTCDQVVVIDAGRVLFSGSIGELCGAEIVSAAAVEAGYLEILRRARHHAEGVAG; encoded by the coding sequence GTGACCACAGAGTTCAGAGTCAATAATCTTGTGGCTGGATATGGTCGGGCCGAGATTCTCCACGATCTGACCTTCGCCGTGTCCGGCGCCGTCATCGGCCTGTTGGGCCCGAACGGAGCCGGCAAGACGACATTGTTGTCGGTGGTCACTGGCGCGCGTGCGGCGACTCGCGGATCTATCACAGTCGGCGGATCGGCTGTCGAGTCTGCACGGCTCGGCTATCTGCCGCAGAATCTACGACCGCCGGGTGGATACGAGTGCCGGGACTTTCTGCGCTACGTCGCCTGGTTGCGGAAGGTTCCGTCGTCCGTCGTCGACGAGCAGATCGGCTCCGCGCTGGCCGCGGTCGGGCTGGAGAATCGAGCCGGGAAGAAGATCCGGACCTTGAGTGGTGGCCAACAGCAACGGCTCGGCGTGGCGCAGGCCCTGGTCAACCGGCCGTCGCTGTTGGTCCTCGACGAGCCGACTGTCGGTCTTGACCCTGAACAACGCCGCCAGTTCCTGGACCTGATAGCGCGACTCGGCACAGAGCACACGGTGCTGATGGCTACTCATATCACCGACGATGTCGCCTCAACTTGTGACCAGGTGGTGGTCATCGATGCAGGTCGGGTGTTGTTCAGTGGGTCGATCGGTGAACTGTGCGGTGCCGAGATCGTTTCGGCAGCCGCTGTGGAGGCCGGCTACCTGGAGATCCTCAGACGCGCGCGCCACCATGCCGAGGGCGTGGCAGGGTGA
- a CDS encoding GatB/YqeY domain-containing protein, which yields MSNSEMKKRLHDDMTAALKARDDLRKSTLRMALTAVTKAEVAGKEARELSDAEILDVLTAEAKKRRESVTAYRDAGREELAVKEQAEADILAEYLPEQLTLEEITALVTETIAATGAAELGPRGIGKVMGALQPKVKGKADGGTVSAEVKRQLGA from the coding sequence ATGTCCAACTCCGAGATGAAGAAGCGCCTGCACGACGACATGACCGCCGCCCTGAAGGCGCGCGACGATCTCCGCAAGTCGACCCTGCGGATGGCGCTCACGGCCGTGACGAAGGCCGAGGTGGCCGGCAAGGAGGCCCGCGAGCTCTCGGACGCCGAGATCCTCGACGTGCTGACCGCCGAGGCGAAGAAGCGCCGCGAGTCGGTCACGGCGTACCGCGACGCCGGCCGCGAGGAACTGGCGGTCAAGGAGCAGGCCGAGGCGGACATCCTCGCCGAGTACCTCCCCGAGCAGCTCACCCTCGAGGAGATCACCGCCCTGGTCACCGAAACCATCGCCGCCACCGGCGCCGCCGAACTCGGCCCCCGCGGCATCGGCAAGGTCATGGGCGCCCTCCAGCCCAAGGTCAAAGGCAAAGCCGACGGCGGCACCGTCTCCGCCGAGGTGAAGCGCCAACTCGGCGCCTGA
- a CDS encoding metallophosphoesterase, whose translation MSFRGLARTTLKSAAVVAAAGAACVTYAAAVEVRWFTLRRVTVPVLPVGAAPLKVLHLSDLHLMPNQQKKIRWVNDLAGLEPDLIVNTGDNISHPDSVLPLLRAYGALLDVPGVFVFGSNDYWKPHFKNPGKYLLPAHKQRHKPHGPDLPFEEMRASFTGAGWVDLNNARSTLKVNGLRLDFAGTDDPHIKRDRYDEVAGEVDPAADLSIGVTHAPYQRVLNSFVGDGYPLILAGHTHGGQLAVPFYGALVTNCDLDASRVKGLTTWGHAGRQAALHVSAGLGTSPYAPVRFACRPEATLITLAPKAGEALASDPSPARE comes from the coding sequence ATGAGTTTCCGGGGGCTTGCCAGAACGACTCTGAAGTCTGCTGCGGTGGTTGCGGCGGCGGGTGCTGCCTGTGTCACGTACGCCGCGGCCGTCGAGGTGCGGTGGTTCACGTTGCGGCGGGTGACGGTGCCGGTGCTGCCGGTCGGGGCGGCGCCGCTCAAGGTGCTGCATCTGTCCGACCTGCACCTGATGCCGAACCAGCAGAAGAAGATTCGCTGGGTCAACGACCTGGCGGGGCTCGAGCCGGATCTGATCGTGAACACTGGCGACAACATCTCCCACCCCGACTCGGTGCTGCCGCTGCTTCGCGCGTACGGCGCACTGCTGGACGTCCCGGGCGTCTTCGTGTTCGGCTCCAACGACTACTGGAAGCCGCACTTCAAGAACCCGGGGAAGTACCTGCTGCCCGCGCACAAGCAGCGCCACAAGCCGCACGGCCCCGACCTGCCCTTCGAGGAGATGCGGGCGTCGTTCACCGGCGCCGGCTGGGTCGACCTCAACAACGCCCGTTCCACACTCAAGGTGAACGGGCTGCGGCTCGACTTCGCCGGCACCGACGACCCGCACATCAAACGCGACCGGTACGACGAGGTGGCGGGTGAGGTGGATCCGGCCGCCGACCTGTCGATCGGCGTGACGCACGCGCCGTACCAGCGGGTGCTGAACAGCTTCGTCGGCGACGGGTATCCGCTGATCCTGGCCGGGCACACCCACGGCGGTCAGCTCGCAGTGCCGTTCTACGGGGCTCTGGTGACCAACTGCGACCTGGACGCGTCGCGGGTGAAGGGTCTGACCACCTGGGGCCACGCAGGCCGCCAGGCGGCGCTGCACGTCTCGGCCGGTCTGGGCACCTCGCCGTACGCTCCGGTGCGCTTCGCCTGCCGCCCGGAAGCGACCCTGATCACGCTTGCACCGAAGGCCGGCGAGGCCCTCGCGAGCGACCCTTCACCGGCTCGTGAATAA
- a CDS encoding carbohydrate-binding family 9-like protein, whose protein sequence is MPELPRYPCHRTTTPLPLDGSLTHPAWEQAPWTSDFVDIAGPDATTPRFRTRAKLLYDDQYLYVGGQLEEPHVWSTMTEPNTWLYEENNFELFLDPDGDGQNYYEFEINPLGTIWELSLPKPYSEGGVPVDPDNLPGLRTAVRINGTLNDPADTDSGWTVEAAFPWADLAKYNLNRTPPAAGDEWRMNLMRIEWDHEVVDGDYRKGKQQDFWVWSPQYVLDMHKPDQWGVLRFE, encoded by the coding sequence ATGCCTGAACTTCCCCGCTACCCCTGCCACCGCACCACCACCCCCCTCCCGCTCGACGGCAGCCTGACCCACCCCGCGTGGGAGCAGGCCCCGTGGACCAGCGACTTCGTCGACATCGCCGGTCCCGACGCGACCACGCCCCGGTTCCGGACCAGGGCCAAGCTGCTGTACGACGACCAGTACCTGTACGTCGGCGGCCAGCTCGAGGAGCCGCACGTCTGGTCGACGATGACCGAGCCGAACACCTGGCTGTACGAGGAGAACAACTTCGAGCTGTTCCTCGACCCGGACGGCGACGGCCAGAACTACTACGAGTTCGAGATCAACCCGCTCGGCACCATCTGGGAGCTCTCCCTCCCCAAGCCGTACTCCGAGGGCGGCGTACCGGTCGACCCGGACAACCTCCCCGGCCTGCGCACCGCGGTGCGGATCAACGGCACCCTGAACGACCCGGCCGACACCGACAGCGGCTGGACCGTCGAGGCGGCGTTCCCCTGGGCCGACCTGGCGAAGTACAACCTGAACCGGACTCCCCCGGCCGCCGGGGACGAGTGGCGGATGAACCTGATGCGGATCGAGTGGGACCACGAGGTGGTGGACGGCGACTACCGCAAGGGCAAGCAGCAGGACTTCTGGGTCTGGTCCCCGCAGTACGTCCTGGACATGCACAAGCCCGACCAGTGGGGCGTACTCCGGTTCGAATGA